In one Limosilactobacillus oris genomic region, the following are encoded:
- a CDS encoding MFS transporter, producing the protein MQNQALNATDIKLPWRQKFGWATGDFAQNLIYTTISTYLLFFYTNVYGLPAADAATMFLIVRLIDAINDPIVGTFIDKHTTRFGKYRGYLLYMGLPLAVLAMLCFYVPDFSQMGKLVYAYVTYVGLSVIYTTVNIPYGSLNAAMTRNNKELVSMSSIRMFLANMGSLTVSFGVPVCVKLFSGGYYSGAASKMGWFLTMVVYGIAGALVLVFCFSQSTERIHMPADTEASVSVKDLFHQLKINQPLRVLAIFFIITFGLMSVVNSVGAYYMTYNAHNAGLMQWYNLLGTLPAFLTVPITPWLNRKLGTQVLMQGSLLVIVIGFLIMFMVPATNITWTFIGRAIEAAGVTLSTGFQWALVPQVITYGEWKTGKRENGIVNAIVGFFFKFGMALGGVIPGYVLAAYGFVANHQQTAHSLFGIRMTTTIIPIIVTILAMIVFAFYRLTDEKIEQMNKEISQRSAAKD; encoded by the coding sequence GTGCAAAACCAAGCACTTAACGCCACGGATATTAAACTGCCCTGGCGGCAAAAATTTGGCTGGGCCACTGGTGATTTCGCCCAAAACCTTATCTACACTACTATTTCAACGTATTTGTTGTTCTTCTATACAAACGTGTATGGTTTGCCGGCAGCTGATGCAGCAACGATGTTCTTAATTGTTCGTTTGATCGATGCAATCAACGATCCAATTGTTGGTACCTTTATCGATAAGCATACGACCCGGTTTGGTAAGTACCGTGGCTACTTGCTCTACATGGGCTTGCCACTCGCGGTGTTGGCAATGCTCTGCTTCTATGTGCCGGACTTTAGCCAAATGGGGAAACTGGTTTATGCTTACGTTACCTACGTCGGCCTTTCGGTGATTTATACCACTGTCAACATTCCGTATGGTTCATTGAACGCGGCGATGACCCGGAACAACAAGGAATTGGTTTCCATGTCATCAATTCGGATGTTCCTTGCCAACATGGGATCGCTGACCGTCAGTTTCGGTGTTCCAGTTTGCGTTAAGCTCTTCTCTGGTGGTTACTACTCCGGTGCAGCATCCAAGATGGGCTGGTTCCTGACGATGGTCGTTTACGGAATTGCCGGGGCATTAGTGCTGGTCTTCTGTTTCAGCCAGTCGACTGAACGGATTCACATGCCAGCCGATACTGAAGCGTCGGTCTCAGTGAAGGACCTTTTCCACCAGCTTAAGATTAACCAGCCACTCCGGGTATTAGCAATCTTCTTCATTATTACATTTGGTCTGATGTCTGTTGTTAACTCTGTCGGGGCTTACTACATGACTTACAATGCCCACAATGCTGGCTTGATGCAGTGGTACAACCTGCTCGGGACACTGCCAGCTTTCTTGACTGTTCCGATTACCCCATGGCTGAACCGGAAGCTGGGGACCCAAGTATTGATGCAGGGGAGCCTCTTAGTAATTGTCATTGGTTTCCTGATTATGTTCATGGTTCCTGCTACTAACATTACCTGGACCTTTATCGGTCGGGCGATTGAAGCTGCTGGTGTAACCTTGTCGACTGGTTTCCAGTGGGCCCTGGTTCCACAAGTTATTACTTACGGTGAATGGAAGACCGGTAAGCGGGAGAACGGGATCGTCAATGCAATCGTTGGTTTCTTCTTCAAGTTTGGGATGGCCCTCGGTGGGGTTATTCCGGGTTATGTATTAGCCGCTTACGGCTTCGTTGCTAACCACCAGCAAACGGCACACAGCTTGTTTGGAATCCGGATGACCACGACAATCATTCCAATTATTGTTACGATTTTGGCCATGATTGTCTTTGCATTCTACCGCTTGACTGATGAAAAGATTGAACAGATGAACAAGGAAATCAGCCAACGCTCAGCAGCCAAAGACTAG
- a CDS encoding ROK family transcriptional regulator has product MSSTNRDLNRLTNLKLVKQQLFNHPAISRAAVARNTGLTRSTTSSLFAELDRQGFVRHLGRGQATENGGRKPELYTINTHYGYIACFNLTYDSLYVMFLYADGQEISFQQIALTNHELLQVMEIINQQLATTAAHNDTEHGLLGISFSIHAVVEDDQIVHSPYYPLHGINLQKYYQDRYHVPVKIGNEANLAAIYERDYGKQNSADNFLVLSIHRGPGIGVIANRELFTGYRGMVGELGSVKIPNRQGRVTELGDVFSSDHFLARLGQATGTTINNFTAAQQAVRQHGDATKAVLTDFATVTGQLIFNLQMLYGPEKILINSPLVENIPELGALIQAATIQCGCQVPVIIIKGAQYVSLLGAGALLIRQVLGLEDVALQFQWFRKIG; this is encoded by the coding sequence TTGTCATCTACTAACCGTGACCTCAACCGGCTCACCAACCTGAAGCTCGTCAAACAACAACTTTTTAACCATCCCGCAATTTCCCGGGCGGCCGTTGCCCGGAATACGGGATTAACTCGGTCAACAACCTCCTCGTTGTTCGCCGAACTCGATCGGCAAGGATTCGTTCGTCACCTCGGGCGCGGGCAAGCGACGGAAAACGGCGGCCGCAAACCGGAACTCTACACTATCAACACCCATTACGGCTACATTGCCTGCTTTAACCTGACTTACGATAGTCTTTACGTTATGTTTCTCTATGCTGACGGCCAGGAAATTAGTTTTCAGCAGATTGCTTTAACTAACCACGAGCTCTTGCAGGTAATGGAAATCATTAATCAGCAGTTAGCCACAACCGCAGCGCACAACGATACCGAGCACGGTTTGCTAGGCATCAGCTTCTCCATTCATGCCGTGGTCGAAGACGATCAAATTGTTCATTCTCCTTACTACCCCCTCCACGGAATCAACCTCCAGAAGTATTATCAGGATCGTTATCACGTCCCAGTTAAAATTGGCAACGAAGCAAACCTGGCCGCAATATACGAACGGGACTACGGGAAGCAGAATAGTGCTGACAACTTTCTGGTCCTCAGTATTCACCGGGGACCAGGGATCGGCGTCATTGCCAACCGTGAACTCTTCACTGGCTACCGGGGCATGGTGGGAGAGCTCGGCAGCGTTAAGATTCCAAACCGGCAGGGGCGGGTCACAGAGCTTGGTGACGTCTTCTCCAGCGACCACTTTCTCGCCCGCCTAGGCCAAGCTACTGGCACCACCATTAACAATTTCACCGCTGCTCAGCAGGCAGTTCGACAGCATGGTGACGCTACTAAAGCGGTCCTGACTGATTTTGCGACCGTTACTGGCCAGTTGATTTTCAACCTTCAAATGCTGTATGGACCAGAAAAAATCTTAATCAATTCCCCCCTCGTTGAAAATATTCCAGAGCTAGGCGCCTTAATTCAGGCGGCGACTATCCAATGTGGCTGTCAGGTGCCCGTAATTATCATCAAGGGTGCACAATATGTGTCGCTACTCGGCGCCGGTGCCCTCTTAATTCGCCAGGTTCTTGGCTTAGAAGACGTTGCCCTCCAGTTCCAATGGTTCCGTAAAATCGGCTAG
- a CDS encoding AraC family transcriptional regulator, whose product MQQFISFPTIESGLYMFGGHRHTVAGGWHFFEQRHQVFELMTISKGCQLTEIKGGPTIELGPGDAIIIAPETYHTNSNQSTQTPMTYSCLHFDFEDMLVRSRLIGLVANQRIPAGSVLARICTDTLAAIAQLSSNREQVNNFANRVAIEITLLNFLRDVDQEIDRVKDHHRLPYSDKEAKVARDLVVSIENRVNNDDENPSFNFEEICYHLGISSGYGHRVFKKVYGITPLYYINRERYQKAQRLLENSHNSIDEIASLVGAGNISIFSKQFKKWSGATPSEYRKQTRRKRSVTSKNRTGYFE is encoded by the coding sequence GTGCAACAGTTTATTTCTTTTCCGACAATTGAATCGGGCTTATATATGTTTGGCGGACACCGTCATACGGTTGCTGGGGGCTGGCATTTTTTTGAGCAACGACACCAGGTATTTGAACTGATGACCATTAGCAAGGGGTGTCAATTGACGGAAATTAAAGGTGGCCCCACCATCGAACTAGGTCCGGGTGACGCGATTATTATTGCACCAGAAACCTACCATACAAATAGCAACCAGAGTACTCAAACGCCGATGACGTATAGCTGCCTGCATTTTGACTTTGAGGATATGCTCGTGCGGTCCCGGTTGATTGGGCTGGTTGCCAATCAGCGGATTCCCGCCGGATCAGTACTGGCACGAATCTGTACCGATACTTTGGCAGCAATTGCCCAGCTCAGCAGTAACCGGGAACAGGTTAATAATTTTGCCAACCGGGTTGCAATTGAAATTACACTCCTTAACTTCCTTCGGGACGTTGACCAGGAGATTGACCGGGTTAAGGACCACCACCGGCTGCCATACTCAGACAAAGAAGCCAAAGTGGCCCGGGACCTGGTTGTCAGTATTGAAAACCGGGTCAATAATGACGACGAAAATCCATCATTCAACTTTGAGGAAATTTGTTATCACTTGGGAATTAGCAGCGGCTACGGTCACCGGGTCTTTAAGAAGGTTTATGGGATTACGCCCTTGTATTACATTAATCGGGAGCGTTATCAAAAAGCGCAACGCCTTCTGGAAAACTCCCACAATTCAATCGATGAAATCGCCAGCTTAGTTGGGGCGGGCAATATTTCAATTTTCAGCAAACAGTTTAAGAAGTGGTCGGGCGCTACACCGAGCGAATACCGTAAGCAGACCCGGCGGAAGCGGTCTGTTACTTCTAAAAACCGGACAGGTTATTTCGAATAG
- a CDS encoding MFS transporter codes for MDNTSKQAVNEFAKLSWRERICYGAGDLAQNLIFGTIGSMLLFYLTTVFGISAAAGATIFLIVRWVNVFWDPWVGTVVDKSHFKHGGKYRPFLIYFGIPLTICCALLFLPIPAVRGNVLYAFFSYLATALIYSFVNIPYGSLNASLTRDNDEVSTLTTVRMTEANIGNLLVYTFLPLFVQLASPAKQLKDIGFFGIKLNLGNYASPQAAGAYFKVISVYMIIGFIMLLCTYFGIKERVLPTQEETASVKFSDLWNELIQNKPLQILGWFFLIGFTFMFFGNTVWPFFVQYNIGHSEWMASINLIGSIPGIFLVFLWPIVRRKIGKKGFFYLFLILFIIGQLILWVWSFPAFKNSIALGYIGRFIMQWGITAATGYMWSLVPEVISYGEWHSKKRVAGIINSIMGLFFKIGLALGGIIPGYINAFCHFDGNKASQPASALTGISISMIWVPIVLALIAMWIMSKYPLSDPEVDKINHEIEDQRNTAVSK; via the coding sequence ATGGACAATACTTCTAAGCAAGCAGTAAATGAGTTTGCTAAACTTTCGTGGCGTGAGCGAATTTGTTATGGTGCCGGTGATTTAGCACAAAACTTAATTTTCGGAACAATTGGTTCCATGCTGCTCTTCTACCTGACGACGGTTTTTGGAATTTCGGCCGCAGCCGGGGCGACAATCTTCTTGATTGTTCGGTGGGTCAACGTTTTTTGGGACCCCTGGGTTGGAACGGTTGTCGATAAGAGCCACTTTAAGCATGGCGGCAAGTACCGTCCGTTCCTAATTTACTTTGGGATCCCGCTGACGATTTGCTGTGCTCTGCTCTTCCTGCCGATTCCTGCGGTACGGGGAAACGTCCTGTATGCTTTCTTCTCCTACCTTGCAACGGCGTTAATCTACTCCTTTGTTAATATCCCATACGGGTCGCTGAATGCTTCGTTGACCCGTGATAATGACGAAGTATCGACCTTAACGACCGTCCGGATGACGGAAGCCAACATCGGGAACCTCTTGGTTTACACCTTCTTGCCGCTGTTTGTGCAGTTGGCATCGCCTGCCAAGCAGCTTAAAGACATTGGCTTTTTTGGCATTAAACTAAATTTGGGTAACTATGCTTCACCGCAGGCAGCTGGAGCTTACTTTAAGGTGATTTCGGTCTACATGATCATCGGGTTCATCATGCTCCTCTGTACCTACTTCGGAATTAAAGAACGGGTCCTGCCGACCCAGGAAGAAACGGCTTCGGTTAAGTTTTCCGACCTGTGGAATGAACTGATTCAAAACAAGCCATTACAGATTCTGGGGTGGTTCTTCCTCATCGGCTTTACTTTCATGTTCTTTGGAAATACCGTTTGGCCATTCTTCGTTCAGTATAATATTGGTCATTCTGAATGGATGGCTTCAATTAACCTGATTGGGTCAATTCCGGGGATTTTCCTCGTCTTTCTCTGGCCGATTGTCCGGCGTAAGATTGGCAAGAAGGGCTTCTTCTACCTCTTCCTGATTCTCTTTATCATTGGTCAATTGATTTTGTGGGTCTGGTCATTCCCAGCCTTCAAGAACAGCATTGCTTTGGGATATATTGGCCGGTTTATCATGCAGTGGGGAATTACGGCGGCAACTGGTTACATGTGGTCACTGGTGCCAGAAGTTATCTCCTATGGTGAATGGCATTCTAAGAAACGGGTCGCCGGAATCATCAACTCCATCATGGGACTATTCTTCAAGATTGGTTTGGCGCTCGGTGGAATCATTCCGGGATACATCAACGCCTTTTGTCACTTTGACGGTAATAAGGCTAGTCAGCCTGCCTCAGCCCTAACAGGAATTTCGATTTCGATGATCTGGGTACCAATCGTTCTCGCCTTGATTGCAATGTGGATCATGAGCAAATACCCACTGTCAGATCCGGAGGTAGATAAGATTAACCACGAAATTGAGGACCAGCGAAATACAGCTGTTAGTAAGTAA
- the yicI gene encoding alpha-xylosidase, with product MKFTNGYWLDKKEYQINHPEEAFTAEQEDKELNVFAPYKRINGRGDELNIGMTTIKLSSPAEDVIGVKLTHFDQNQKEPSFELTDQHPDVDIHVDDQAASLQSGRLQVNVPLRQEFAMTFNADGKEITASRHRAQGEITNRDNGKHYMREQLSLGVDTHVYGLGERFGNFVKNGQEVRTINKDGGTGSDQAYKNVPFYITDDGYGVFVNQPEPVDFEIASENVDRVQFSIEGQSLEYFVIYGPTPQEILHKYTELTGKVQLPPSWSFGLWLTTSFLTDYSEQTVMKFINGMEERHIPLDVFHFDCFWQRDFEWSNLTWNNDEFPDPEKLIKEIHNKGIKVCVWINPYIAQKSQMFKEGKEHGYLVKRTDGNVWQWDLWQAGNGFIDFTNPDAVKWYQGKLKKLLDMGVDCFKTDFGERIPMDDAVYFDGSDPKREHNYYTYQYNKATFDVIAEVKGRDEAVVFARSATVGSQKFPVHWGGDCLSTFKSMSDTLHGGLSFLSSGFGFWSHDIGGFEDGPDTPTADLYKRWTQFGLLSSHSRYHGSDVYRVPWNFDDEAVENSRKYVNLKLSLMPYLYTQAAHSAHYGNPLMRPMWFEFGDDYNTRTIANQYMFGSQILVAPVFNPEGNVHFYLPAGKWTSIVQDGEHYEVPAGGQWLTKHYDELHLPVLVRDNTILVTRDHPEHADYDYTKDVNIQLFDMHEGTTKVQVVDKHGEDAAEVIVTRQGNQFTVKTTGLSGDLTVTVHENGRAQDEQLTNGVSDFTL from the coding sequence ATGAAGTTTACAAATGGTTATTGGTTAGACAAGAAGGAATATCAAATTAATCATCCCGAAGAAGCCTTTACGGCAGAACAGGAAGACAAGGAACTGAATGTTTTTGCTCCCTACAAGCGGATTAACGGCCGGGGGGATGAATTAAACATCGGGATGACCACGATTAAGCTCAGCTCACCCGCCGAGGATGTAATCGGGGTCAAGCTAACGCACTTTGACCAGAACCAGAAGGAACCATCCTTTGAGCTGACCGACCAGCACCCGGATGTTGATATCCACGTTGACGACCAGGCAGCCTCATTGCAGAGTGGGCGCCTTCAAGTTAACGTGCCACTGCGGCAAGAATTTGCGATGACCTTCAACGCCGATGGGAAGGAAATTACGGCCTCCCGTCACCGCGCCCAGGGTGAAATTACGAACCGGGACAACGGCAAGCACTACATGCGCGAACAATTGTCCCTCGGCGTCGACACCCACGTTTACGGCTTGGGTGAACGCTTCGGCAACTTTGTAAAGAACGGTCAGGAAGTCCGGACGATTAACAAGGATGGGGGAACTGGCTCTGACCAGGCCTACAAGAACGTTCCGTTCTATATCACTGATGATGGCTACGGTGTCTTTGTCAACCAGCCGGAACCGGTGGATTTCGAAATTGCTTCCGAAAATGTTGATCGGGTTCAATTCAGTATTGAAGGCCAATCACTCGAATACTTCGTCATCTACGGGCCAACGCCACAGGAAATTTTACACAAGTACACCGAATTAACTGGTAAAGTTCAACTGCCGCCTTCCTGGTCCTTCGGTTTGTGGCTGACCACTTCCTTTTTGACCGATTACAGTGAACAGACTGTGATGAAGTTTATCAACGGGATGGAAGAACGTCATATTCCGTTGGACGTCTTCCACTTCGACTGCTTCTGGCAACGCGACTTCGAGTGGAGTAACCTGACTTGGAACAATGACGAATTCCCGGACCCTGAAAAGCTGATTAAGGAAATCCACAACAAGGGCATTAAGGTCTGTGTATGGATCAACCCATACATTGCCCAGAAGAGCCAGATGTTCAAGGAAGGTAAGGAACACGGCTACCTGGTTAAGCGGACCGATGGCAATGTTTGGCAGTGGGACCTCTGGCAAGCAGGGAACGGCTTCATTGACTTTACCAACCCGGATGCCGTTAAGTGGTACCAGGGCAAGCTGAAGAAGCTGCTCGACATGGGGGTTGACTGCTTCAAGACCGACTTTGGTGAGCGGATCCCAATGGACGACGCTGTTTACTTCGACGGCTCTGACCCGAAGCGTGAACACAACTACTACACTTACCAGTACAACAAGGCCACGTTTGATGTGATTGCTGAAGTTAAGGGCCGCGACGAAGCGGTTGTCTTTGCCCGGTCCGCAACGGTCGGCTCACAGAAGTTCCCGGTTCACTGGGGCGGTGACTGCCTGTCCACCTTCAAGTCCATGTCTGACACCCTTCACGGTGGGCTGTCATTCCTGAGCTCCGGCTTTGGCTTCTGGAGTCACGACATTGGCGGGTTTGAAGACGGGCCGGACACCCCAACTGCTGATCTTTACAAGCGTTGGACTCAGTTTGGTCTGCTATCCTCGCATAGTCGGTACCACGGTAGTGACGTCTACCGGGTTCCATGGAACTTCGACGACGAAGCGGTTGAAAACAGCCGGAAGTACGTTAATCTGAAGCTTTCACTGATGCCATACCTGTATACCCAGGCGGCCCACAGTGCCCACTACGGGAACCCACTGATGCGGCCAATGTGGTTCGAATTTGGTGATGACTACAATACCCGCACCATTGCCAACCAGTACATGTTTGGTAGCCAGATTCTGGTTGCCCCAGTCTTCAACCCAGAAGGAAACGTGCATTTCTACCTGCCAGCAGGGAAATGGACCAGTATCGTCCAGGACGGCGAACACTATGAAGTGCCTGCGGGCGGCCAGTGGCTGACGAAGCACTATGATGAGCTCCACTTGCCAGTGCTAGTCCGTGACAACACAATTTTGGTTACGCGCGACCACCCTGAGCACGCTGATTATGACTACACCAAGGACGTTAATATCCAGCTCTTTGATATGCACGAGGGGACGACCAAGGTTCAAGTGGTTGATAAGCACGGTGAGGATGCGGCTGAAGTTATCGTTACTCGGCAGGGGAACCAGTTCACGGTTAAGACGACCGGCCTGAGCGGTGACTTGACCGTTACGGTTCACGAAAATGGACGGGCTCAAGACGAACAGCTGACTAACGGTGTAAGTGATTTCACACTCTAA
- a CDS encoding sugar porter family MFS transporter, with protein sequence MKHKLSAGWIYFFAALGGLLFGYDTGSISGAILFIEKQLSLNSWQQGSVVSAVLLGAILGAVTIGPFSDHFGRRKLLMVTSIIFFVGALGSGVAPEFWTLIISRVILGLGVGSASALIPTYLAELAPVAKRGMMSGLFQLMVMTGLLFAYLFNYWLQGIYTGWRWMLGVAAVPAAVLFVGAIILPESPRYLVRNDKENVAREVLMAMNQNDANVVNDDIAKIQKQAAIKSGGWSELFGLMVRPALLAAVGLAIFQQVMGCNTVLYYAPTIFTDAGFGVHFALLSHIWIGIFNVIITVIGIWLMNRVSRRKMLIVGGWLMAITLFIMCWGLMHSSDSKFAADVAVISMVIYIASFSGTWGPIMWTMIGEMFPLNIRGLGNSFSAGVNWTANMIVSLTFPPLLSFFGKGTLFIGYGVFCLLAIWFVHTKVFETQGKSLESIEQWLRDQAAKKKAAKND encoded by the coding sequence ATGAAACATAAACTATCTGCAGGGTGGATTTATTTCTTTGCCGCTTTGGGTGGCTTACTTTTCGGTTACGATACGGGATCCATTTCTGGTGCCATCCTATTTATTGAAAAGCAATTATCCTTGAATTCTTGGCAACAAGGTTCCGTCGTTTCCGCTGTATTGCTGGGTGCCATTCTGGGTGCCGTTACCATTGGACCTTTCTCAGACCACTTTGGTCGGCGGAAACTCCTGATGGTTACTTCAATTATCTTCTTCGTTGGGGCCTTAGGTTCCGGAGTTGCTCCTGAATTCTGGACCCTGATTATTTCCCGGGTAATTCTGGGGCTCGGTGTTGGTTCTGCTTCAGCACTGATTCCGACCTACCTGGCCGAATTAGCACCAGTTGCTAAACGGGGAATGATGTCCGGGCTCTTCCAGCTAATGGTTATGACCGGGTTACTGTTCGCCTACCTGTTCAACTACTGGTTGCAAGGCATTTACACCGGTTGGCGGTGGATGCTTGGCGTGGCTGCCGTACCAGCTGCCGTTCTCTTTGTCGGGGCAATTATTCTGCCTGAATCGCCACGTTACCTGGTACGGAACGACAAGGAAAATGTTGCCCGTGAAGTTCTGATGGCAATGAACCAAAACGACGCCAACGTAGTTAATGATGATATTGCCAAGATTCAAAAGCAGGCCGCCATTAAGTCTGGTGGTTGGAGCGAACTGTTTGGTTTGATGGTTCGGCCAGCCCTGCTTGCCGCTGTCGGCCTGGCAATTTTCCAACAGGTCATGGGTTGTAACACGGTGCTCTACTACGCCCCAACCATCTTTACTGATGCAGGCTTCGGTGTGCACTTCGCACTGCTCTCCCACATTTGGATTGGGATTTTCAACGTCATCATTACTGTGATTGGGATCTGGCTGATGAACCGGGTTAGCCGGCGGAAGATGTTAATCGTCGGTGGTTGGCTGATGGCTATTACCCTATTCATCATGTGCTGGGGACTGATGCACTCCAGCGATTCCAAGTTTGCCGCTGACGTTGCCGTAATTTCCATGGTAATCTACATCGCTTCGTTCTCTGGTACCTGGGGCCCAATCATGTGGACAATGATTGGTGAAATGTTCCCACTGAACATCCGTGGTTTAGGAAACTCCTTCTCCGCTGGTGTCAACTGGACTGCGAACATGATTGTTTCCCTGACCTTCCCACCTCTTCTGAGCTTCTTTGGTAAGGGTACTCTGTTCATCGGTTACGGTGTCTTCTGTCTGCTCGCCATCTGGTTTGTCCACACCAAGGTCTTCGAAACCCAAGGCAAGTCCCTGGAAAGTATCGAACAATGGCTGCGTGACCAGGCTGCCAAGAAAAAAGCTGCTAAGAACGATTAA
- a CDS encoding right-handed parallel beta-helix repeat-containing protein: MKIYVDINAPINGDGSQERPFKAIQSAANLAMPGDEVLVAPGTYRENVDPKHAGTAEQRIIYRSTEPLGAVITGAERVATWEALAGDVWQVRIPNSIFGNYNPYTTRVLGDWFDARIVAHTGEVYLNDKALYEVNSLDEVKSPVKNMKSWYPEDTLLTWFTEQDEEQNETVIYANFQGADPNKENVEINVRENCFYPQQEGIGYITLSGFGVTKAATQWAPPTAYQEGMIGPHWSKGWIVEDCDVSHSKCSGISLGKYLQPNNDNKWLKWKYKDGTQTERDAICQASYEGWDKEHVGSHIIRHNHIHDCGQTGIVGHLGGICSLIEDNDIHDINVRQNLAGAEIGGIKMHAAIDVTYRHNHIHHCTRGLWLDWQAQGTRVTQNLFDHNSLPNDFKVDQDNIDDVLSGLGEDIWIEVSFGPTLIDNNLFLSERSIRFAAQGVAMVHNLIAGSFTATGRGTDNNSVNLPSNRFTPYHEIHGTKVMGFMTIQHGDNKFYNNIFVQQQLRPEMQKLAEMKKDEPDDWDDYNFEVGTKPFSDYPTFAEWDKQFDGYCGIYAPNSDHYYSHLPVWSAGNVYLNGAQATAKEENPFVDTADQVKLALEKREDGLYLKTNLYDFVPEKADGVISTATIPMAFEPEEKYENPDGTPITFDSDYFGNHRDGVKVTAGPFSSAVETEQKLF, from the coding sequence ATGAAAATTTATGTAGATATTAATGCGCCTATCAACGGGGACGGTTCCCAGGAGCGCCCTTTCAAGGCCATCCAGTCAGCAGCCAATCTTGCCATGCCGGGGGATGAGGTCCTAGTTGCGCCAGGAACCTATCGGGAAAACGTTGATCCCAAGCACGCTGGGACCGCGGAACAGCGGATTATTTACCGGTCAACTGAACCACTGGGCGCAGTAATTACCGGTGCCGAACGGGTTGCCACTTGGGAGGCACTGGCTGGCGATGTTTGGCAAGTGCGGATTCCAAATAGCATTTTTGGTAACTATAATCCGTATACTACCCGGGTCCTAGGAGATTGGTTTGATGCCCGGATCGTTGCCCACACGGGGGAAGTGTACCTGAACGATAAGGCCCTTTACGAAGTTAATAGCTTGGACGAGGTTAAGTCACCAGTCAAGAATATGAAGTCCTGGTACCCTGAAGACACGCTGTTGACCTGGTTCACGGAACAGGACGAGGAACAAAATGAAACGGTGATTTACGCCAACTTCCAGGGGGCGGACCCGAATAAAGAGAACGTGGAAATCAATGTTCGTGAGAATTGCTTCTACCCTCAGCAAGAGGGAATTGGCTACATTACGCTGTCTGGCTTCGGCGTTACTAAGGCGGCAACCCAATGGGCACCGCCGACAGCTTACCAGGAGGGGATGATCGGCCCGCACTGGTCTAAGGGTTGGATTGTAGAAGACTGTGATGTTTCGCACTCCAAGTGTTCTGGTATTTCCCTTGGCAAGTACCTCCAACCGAACAATGATAATAAGTGGCTCAAGTGGAAGTACAAGGACGGTACCCAGACTGAGCGGGACGCTATTTGCCAGGCTTCCTACGAGGGCTGGGATAAGGAGCATGTGGGCTCCCATATTATCCGGCATAACCACATTCATGATTGTGGGCAGACTGGAATCGTTGGGCACCTCGGTGGTATCTGCTCCTTGATTGAAGATAACGATATCCACGATATTAATGTCCGCCAAAACCTGGCTGGGGCCGAAATTGGTGGCATCAAGATGCACGCCGCCATCGACGTTACTTACCGGCACAACCACATTCACCACTGTACACGGGGCCTGTGGCTGGACTGGCAGGCGCAGGGAACTCGGGTCACCCAAAACCTTTTTGACCACAACAGCCTGCCAAATGACTTTAAAGTTGACCAGGACAACATCGATGACGTCCTGAGCGGCTTGGGCGAAGACATTTGGATTGAAGTCTCCTTTGGGCCAACCCTGATTGACAACAACCTCTTCCTGTCTGAGCGCTCAATCCGCTTTGCTGCACAAGGGGTTGCCATGGTGCATAACCTGATTGCCGGGAGCTTTACCGCTACTGGTCGGGGGACCGACAATAACTCAGTTAACCTGCCATCGAACCGTTTTACGCCTTACCACGAAATTCATGGTACCAAGGTCATGGGCTTCATGACCATCCAGCATGGTGATAATAAGTTCTACAACAACATCTTCGTTCAACAGCAACTGCGTCCAGAAATGCAGAAGCTGGCGGAGATGAAGAAGGACGAGCCAGATGACTGGGATGACTACAACTTCGAAGTCGGCACCAAACCATTTAGTGACTACCCGACCTTTGCGGAATGGGATAAGCAGTTTGACGGCTACTGTGGGATTTACGCGCCAAACAGCGACCACTATTACAGCCATTTGCCAGTTTGGTCAGCGGGGAATGTCTACTTGAATGGCGCCCAAGCTACGGCGAAGGAGGAGAATCCGTTTGTCGACACCGCTGACCAGGTCAAACTAGCACTTGAGAAGCGGGAGGATGGCCTCTACCTAAAGACCAACCTGTACGATTTTGTTCCTGAAAAGGCTGATGGCGTGATTTCTACAGCGACGATTCCAATGGCCTTTGAACCAGAAGAAAAGTACGAAAATCCTGATGGAACCCCAATCACCTTCGATAGTGACTACTTTGGCAACCACCGTGACGGGGTGAAGGTCACTGCAGGACCATTCAGCAGTGCGGTGGAAACGGAACAAAAACTTTTCTAG